In Suncus etruscus isolate mSunEtr1 chromosome 2, mSunEtr1.pri.cur, whole genome shotgun sequence, the genomic stretch agagacttatattttcatctgttcacattctttgactaatttttccattgatcagttgctttaaggcttttttccaatctcttctgctgtatggagtggTTATGCAccccatcttccagctcactaattctatcctcagctgctgttacccttttgtagaggcttttcattgagtttttcaatttgtctactgagtttttcagacctgttatttgacctgttatttcagtttggagttttctgatttctatcttcatattctcttgattattattagtgttctgttcaacttgatttatgctttctttgagttctgtgaacatcctccatatttcttttctaaacttcaTGTCTGAGAGACTAAGTTGTTGgccattttcaggtcatcagagttgctatcttcattctctatgcctgatgttgttCTATGTTGTTTCCCGATTGTtgcacttgtattgtggatttttctacatgttgtggtggtattcatcggCTGGGTGGATTGTGGGACCACAAAGCAAAGTGGAGCCGTTCCTCCTGCTCCACCCCTTGTGGTCAGGacgactcacctcaggagaaTCGAGCCTTCAGGGAAGgatgccagagaggatcaaagtttCAGGTTGAAGCAAGCAGAGCAAAGCCtcaagatgtctgctgtgcttaagaggcccagcagaCTGTAAATCTTAATGATGCTCCTTTTTATGCAATTTCCCTTattgaccttgctgctttcagtattctgtccctatctgtggatttgtcattgtgactaggatgtgactcGGGGTCTTTTCTTTAAGTCTcgtttagttggtactctttgggcatgcaggatttggtttcatgctgtctttagctctggtagtttctttgtAATgctgtccttgactattgattcttcctggggattttcttcctggggattttcttcctgggtttctgggactccaatgattcttatgttgtttctgttgaatttgtcaaggacttctattttcatctattcacattctttaagtattttttccattgtctgatctttaaggttttttttttttttttttttttttttttttgctttaaggttcttttccagtctcttctgctgtatggaattcttctgcatcacatcttcaagctgattctgtccttggctgctgttactctgttggagagactttcccttgagtatttaatttcatttactgagtttttaagtcctgtcatttcagttctgatttctttctttgtgttctcttcagtttGATCTATTCTTTCCTTGAGTTCTCTTCAGCttgatttattctttctttgagttctatgagcatcctccatattactactctaaactccttgtctgagaagttaactatgtggttggtactttctgggtcaccagagctgccatcttcattttcttttttttttttcactgttatAATAACTTTAATTTATCTTGCATCTTACAGAACTCTATGAACGAACGATTTTAAAAAAGCACCTCCTTATCCCATCGTGTTTCTGACAGTTGTTAAAAGTAGGCAATGAGTATGTCAACTGCTTGCAAATCGGCATCTTGCAAGGATATCGGACCAACCAGCCACATGCCAAAGAAGTTGGCAGATTTTCTATCTTGTCTTAATACAATGGTATATCCACTCTGATGGTAAACCTGTCCAGCCAAAACTTCACAACACACTTCGAAAAATCAGTGGTTGATCAGCAAATTAGTTAGCTTTGGCACGGAGCTGTGCTCGCTTGCCTGTGACAGCCTGGAAGCCGGTTTTGATGCTGGCAACAGAGCATCGAGAATGACAAGTTTCGCACTGTAAGAAATAAAGTCGGGTGTCCTTTTGCAGGATTGTGTCTGGTGATCGGCACGTGTGACAGGTGACATATTCCTTGATATATCTTCTCAAAACATTTTCTATCTGTTTCTGCTGGAATCTTCCCTTGATTACAAGCTGGTTATTACCGTCTATAGAACCACTTGTACCCAATTCAGCCAATAAAAATGCAAGGAGATGTTTGGGTTGACGATGTAATAGTTTACAGATATCTGTAAAGTTGACAAAAGAAGTTTTCTTGGTTCCTACTCGAACAACTTGCGGAGGTTtcatcacaaattttcttttctctccagcaACCATGTCAGGGTTCTTTTCCCTCATGATGTTAAACACTCGATTCAGTAACTCCTCATATGTGTAGTCTCTTTCTGAGCCTGCCCACGCAGGGCCTGTCTGGTTACTGAATGAGATACCATCATCTTTTTTGCTGTCTTCATCCTCTAAAGCTTCATCTTTCTCTAATATTTCATCTTCATTTGGGAATTTggcattcttccttttcttctttttattgccAAGCATAATGTCAAGGTCATCCTCTGGTTCAGCAGTTTCTTGAACATCACTTTCAATCTTAAGATCCTTTATACCTTCTTCAGCTTCATCAatatcaaatatcttttttgttttttttcttctttttcttctgattAAAGAAGTTTAAGTCATCTAGATCATCCGAAGCATCTTTTTTCCTACTGTCTTCTTCATCAGCTTCTACATCTTTGTCCTCAGCTGGCTCTGGTtccacttcttttgtttctgagggcTGAGTTTCTTCTGTCTGGGCATCCCCTTCTTCATCTAACATAAaaggcttcttcttcttctttttcttcttgctcaTAGTAGGATCAAAAATCATCTCGTCCCCCGACATGGCTGCGTCTCGAGCCGGCACGGCGCGGCCTCGTCCAGGCAGAAGGTCCGTCGGTCCGCCCGTCAACAACCTCGTCCGCCGCCGCACTCGGCTCTTGCATCAGccgccatcttcattttctatgcatgctgttgtcctgcattgttttcccattgacaTGCTTATAGcgtggttggtttttttttttttttttttttttggttttcggtttttgggtcacaccggcagcactcaggggttactccttactctatgctcagaaatcacttcgggcaggcttgggggaccatatgggatgctgggatttgaaccaccattcttctgcatgcaaggcaaatgcactagctccatgctatctctccaatccctgtaGCATGGTTTTTACtgagtgttgtggtggggttcatgggctaaGAGATGCGCGCAGCCAtgtagcaaagtggagcagctCCGCTCCTGTTTCCTGGCTTCGAAACTTGATGGGATTAAATTCACTGGGGTCTTGCTTGGCAGTCTCTGGGAAGGATCAGGAAGCTCAAGTTTCTTCTTAGTGCAGTTCAGAAACTCCAAATAAacattgagtttttaaaaatatctttatgttACAATATGAATAAACCTTCAAAACAAAATGGACAATGAGAATTTCACCTATACAAGGTTTACATACAATATGATcctgtttatatattatttagcaataggcatttattcttaaaaataattttaattgaatttaaattaaataaaaa encodes the following:
- the LOC126002083 gene encoding LOW QUALITY PROTEIN: eukaryotic translation initiation factor 2 subunit 2-like (The sequence of the model RefSeq protein was modified relative to this genomic sequence to represent the inferred CDS: deleted 1 base in 1 codon), producing the protein MSGDEMIFDPTMSKKKKKKKKPFMLDEEGDAQTEETQPSETKEVEPEPAEDKDVEADEEDSRKKDASDDLDDLNFFNQKKKKKKTKKIFDIDEAEEGIKDLKIESDVQETAEPEDDLDIMLGNKKKKRKNAKFPNEDEILEKDEALEDEDSKKDDGISFSNQTGPAWAGSERDYTYEELLNRVFNIMREKNPDMVAGEKRKFVMKPPQVVRVGTKKTSFVNFTDICKLLHRQPKHLLAFLLAELGTSGSIDGNNQLVIKGRFQQKQIENVLRRYIKEYVTCHTCRSPDTILQKDTRLYFLQCETCHSRCSVASIKTGFQAVTGKRAQLRAKAN